Proteins encoded in a region of the Mesorhizobium sp. NBSH29 genome:
- a CDS encoding efflux RND transporter permease subunit, whose translation LMQMQDRIIKSFPEVESVFGKAGRAQTATDPAPIEMFETIINLKPKEEWRDGVTSESLKSEMDAALQFPGVSNAWTMPIRARIDMLSTGIRTPVGVKVYGTDLGEMEKLARQVEAVLRNVPGTSSAYAERVIGGYFLDIVPNRQSLGRYGLSVGDVQDVIAMALGAEVITSTVEGRERYGVAIRYPRALRSDPQAIAREVQVALPGGGFVPLGEVAKVELTRGATSIRTENGQLAVYIFVDIAGRDLGGYVADAQAAVAAGVELPTGYSLGWSGQFEYLERAEARLKIVVPLTLALIFLLLFLNFRRMTETLIVMLSLPFALVGGIWLMWWLGFNTSVAVAVGFIALAGVAAETGVIMLIYLDHALTDVKTRCAAEKRAFTRDDLHAAIMFGAAERVRPKMMTVVAIMAGLLPILWSTGAGSEVMQRIAVPMIGGMISSTILTLVVIPAVYGIVKGWRLPREAMVRETIETGNPAGVPAE comes from the coding sequence ACTTATGCAGATGCAGGACCGCATCATCAAGTCGTTTCCCGAGGTGGAATCGGTGTTTGGCAAGGCCGGGAGGGCACAGACCGCGACCGATCCGGCGCCGATCGAGATGTTCGAGACCATCATCAACCTGAAGCCGAAGGAGGAATGGCGCGACGGCGTCACGTCCGAAAGCCTGAAGAGCGAAATGGACGCGGCGCTGCAATTTCCGGGCGTGTCTAATGCCTGGACCATGCCGATCCGCGCCCGCATCGACATGCTGTCGACCGGCATTCGCACGCCTGTCGGCGTCAAGGTCTATGGAACCGATCTCGGCGAGATGGAAAAGCTCGCGCGACAGGTCGAGGCGGTGCTGCGGAATGTGCCCGGCACTTCCAGCGCCTATGCCGAGCGCGTCATCGGCGGCTACTTCCTCGACATCGTCCCGAACCGCCAGTCCCTCGGCCGCTATGGCCTGTCGGTCGGCGACGTGCAGGACGTGATCGCGATGGCGCTCGGAGCGGAAGTCATCACCTCGACGGTCGAGGGACGCGAGCGCTACGGCGTCGCCATCCGCTATCCGCGCGCGCTCCGCAGCGACCCGCAGGCGATCGCGCGCGAGGTGCAGGTGGCGCTGCCCGGCGGCGGCTTCGTGCCGCTGGGCGAGGTTGCGAAGGTCGAGCTGACGCGCGGCGCGACCTCGATCCGCACCGAGAACGGCCAGCTCGCCGTCTACATCTTCGTCGACATCGCCGGCCGCGATCTCGGCGGCTATGTCGCCGACGCGCAGGCCGCGGTCGCCGCCGGCGTGGAGCTGCCAACCGGCTATTCGCTCGGCTGGAGTGGCCAGTTCGAATATCTGGAACGTGCGGAAGCAAGGTTGAAGATCGTAGTGCCGCTGACGCTGGCGCTGATCTTCCTGCTGCTGTTCCTGAATTTCCGCCGGATGACCGAGACGCTGATCGTCATGCTGTCGCTGCCGTTCGCGCTGGTCGGCGGCATCTGGCTGATGTGGTGGCTGGGCTTCAACACCTCGGTCGCGGTCGCGGTCGGCTTCATCGCGCTTGCGGGAGTCGCCGCCGAGACCGGGGTGATCATGCTGATCTATCTCGATCACGCTCTGACCGACGTCAAGACAAGATGCGCAGCTGAAAAACGCGCGTTCACGCGGGACGATCTCCATGCCGCCATCATGTTCGGCGCGGCGGAGCGCGTCAGGCCGAAGATGATGACCGTCGTCGCCATCATGGCTGGCTTGCTACCGATCCTCTGGAGCACCGGCGCCGGATCGGAAGTCATGCAGCGGATCGCCGTGCCGATGATCGGCGGTATGATCTCGTCGACGATCCTGACGCTGGTCGTCATCCCGGCCGTCTACGGGATCGTCAAGGGATGGCGGCTGCCGCGCGAGGCGATGGTCCGGGAGACGATCGAAACCGGAAATCCAGCCGGCGTTCCGGCTGAATAG
- a CDS encoding four-helix bundle copper-binding protein codes for MHHLSPEMKNCIDECLRCYSVCLSTAMGHCLEMGGKHTEKQHFTLMLACAEICRTSAHFMLIGSEHHKHICGECAEICNECADDCERLGDMQECVDTCRRCAESCQTMAA; via the coding sequence ATGCATCACCTCAGCCCCGAGATGAAAAACTGTATCGATGAATGCCTGCGTTGTTATTCCGTGTGCCTTTCGACCGCGATGGGCCATTGCCTGGAAATGGGCGGCAAACACACCGAAAAACAGCACTTCACGCTGATGTTGGCCTGCGCTGAAATCTGCCGGACCTCGGCGCATTTCATGCTCATCGGCTCCGAGCACCACAAGCATATTTGCGGGGAATGCGCGGAAATCTGCAACGAATGCGCGGATGACTGCGAGCGCCTCGGCGACATGCAGGAATGCGTCGATACCTGCCGTCGCTGCGCGGAGAGCTGCCAGACGATGGCGGCTTAG
- the copM gene encoding CopM family metallochaperone yields the protein MGNPKLAFATALLLSGFVSAAAAQESKPMAMAASPLPAQCGQAADHKMPDMGGMDMSGMDEAQQANMAGMMKMQSAMMPGMMAKDPDVAFACGMIAHHYGAIDMAEVELKFGDNDEAKQMAQKIIDAQTKEIGEFTQWLEANAK from the coding sequence ATGGGTAACCCCAAACTCGCATTCGCTACAGCACTGCTCCTCTCGGGCTTCGTTTCAGCCGCTGCGGCACAAGAATCAAAACCGATGGCGATGGCTGCGTCGCCATTGCCGGCGCAATGCGGTCAGGCCGCTGACCACAAAATGCCAGACATGGGCGGCATGGACATGTCGGGCATGGATGAAGCCCAGCAGGCAAACATGGCAGGGATGATGAAAATGCAGTCTGCCATGATGCCGGGGATGATGGCCAAAGACCCGGACGTCGCCTTCGCCTGCGGGATGATTGCGCATCATTATGGCGCCATCGACATGGCCGAAGTCGAGCTGAAGTTCGGCGACAACGACGAGGCCAAGCAGATGGCGCAGAAGATCATCGACGCCCAGACCAAAGAGATCGGCGAGTTCACGCAGTGGCTCGAAGCCAACGCAAAGTGA
- a CDS encoding transposase: MSTRMTETDWANTLEVFRACLPRRGRKAADDRLFLEAMHFFTVENVRWRALPERFGHWNSVWKRFDRLSKAGVFEAFFDTLAEMSASAHLIQMFDSTIVRAHVSAAGAKGGSKARRSAARAAGSQRKSTPRRTIRATSLRSI; encoded by the coding sequence ATGTCCACGAGGATGACGGAAACGGATTGGGCGAACACGCTGGAGGTTTTCCGCGCTTGCCTGCCACGGCGAGGCCGCAAGGCTGCGGACGACCGGCTTTTTCTGGAAGCCATGCACTTCTTCACGGTGGAGAATGTGCGCTGGCGTGCGCTGCCGGAACGCTTTGGCCACTGGAACTCAGTGTGGAAGCGCTTTGACCGGCTGAGCAAAGCCGGCGTGTTCGAAGCCTTCTTCGACACGTTGGCCGAGATGAGCGCATCGGCCCATCTGATCCAGATGTTCGATTCCACCATTGTGCGCGCCCATGTCTCGGCAGCGGGCGCAAAGGGGGGCAGCAAGGCCAGGCGCTCGGCCGCTCGCGCGGCGGGTTCACAACGAAAATCCACGCCAAGGCGGACAATTCGGGCGACATCATTGCGTTCGATCTGA